ACCATGATCGGGGAACTGGGCAGCCGGTTATCAGGCGGAGAGAAACAGAGGATCTGCATTGCCAGGGCGCTTTTAAAAGATGCGCCGATTCTGATTTTGGATGAGGCCACCTCCGCGCTGGATGCGGAATCGGAAACGCTAGTGCAGAAAGCGCTCGAGAATCTGATGAAAGGGCGCACCACCTTCGTGATCGCCCACCGCCTTTCGACCGTTGCCTTTGCCAACAGGATCATCGTCCTGGTGGGCGGTGAGATCGTGGAGCAGGGCACCCACGACGAGCTTATGGCGCAGAAAGGGGCCTTTTACAAGCTTTACCAGATGCAGTACAGCGGCAACGGCGCTGATGCTGGACTTGAGAAGTTAGGGAATTAAGAAGTATTGATAAAATTTCAGTGATCTCTGTGAGCTCGAGCGAAGCGGGCGAGAGGAAAAAATAGCCAACGGCTTTAGCCGGTTAACGCATGAAGCGCAGCTGCCACACCCTGAAAATGGCTTCCAGCACGATTTTACGGGACATCTTGGACTTCCCCTGTCGCCGGTCTTCAAAAATGATAGGATACTCGAGCAAGCTGAACCCATGGGCAAAGGCACGATATTTGAGCTCTATCTGGAAGGCGTAACCTTCCGAGCGGATGTTTTTTAGGCCGATGCTTTCGAGAACCTCCCGCTTCCAAACGTTGAACCCCCCGGTGAGATCACGGATGGGCAGGTTGAGGATGGTGCGGGCGTAAAGGGATCCGAAGGAGGAGATGAGTTTTCGCTTGGGTCCCCATCCCGTGACACCGCCGCCCTTCACATAACGCGAGCCGACAATGAAATCGGCATTTTTTGTCTTTTCTATCATCGCCGCAAGATAACGCGGGTGGTGGGACAGGTCGGCGTCCATCTCCACAAAAATATCGTATCCTCTTGCCAACCCCCAGTTGAAGCCGTCGATGTAGGCGGTTCCCAGCCCCGACTTGGCCGTACGTCGGAGAAGAAACAGGGCAGCACCGTAGTCGGTTGTCTGCATATCCTGCACCTTGCCGGCCGTACCATCCGGGGAATTGTCGTCCACCACGAGGATGTGCACCCGGTTGAAGCCGGTGGTTTCGGAAAACGTTTTACGGATGACCTTTTCAACGTTTGGAAATTCGTTGTAAGTGGGGATGACAATCAACGCTTTCATCATAACGTCCTTTATTTTCCACCGGCTCAGCCGGTAAGAATTGAACCGAGATAGCGAGCGCATTCCCTGCAGCTTGCTGCAGGGTAAGCGAGCGAATCATAATTAATAGAATTCCTTACGGTGAAGATTCCCCTTAAGCTTGCTGCGGGGAATCTTCAAAAGGTTCTACCGATCCGGTGGGATATCCATACAGCAACCGTAATGCGTTCATAGCTGACAGGTCATAGCTCATATCACGCTATCAGCTGTGCGCGTTTTTTCCCTTGGCCCCTGGCCCTCCAGGCCTTCGGCTTTAGCCGAAGGTGGTTGGTTCATTCTGCCGCTTCCCGGATAGCATGTATCTTTTGAGGCGCCGGCCGTCAGGGGGACGGTGCTTTTCGCTGCGCGCACATCTCCCCTGTTTTGCGGCACCCAGCGCTGGCCGCCTTTGAAGCCGAAGGCGCGGTAAACCAGGAATTCGGCCAGGGGCTGTTCATCGCTTCCCATGGAGGGGGGATGCCCGGATCGATAGATCAAGACCCTCTGGGGCGGTGCCACGACGTTGAAGACCTGCTTGAGTCGTCTCAGATATTTGGGAGAAGTGCCACTGATACCCACTGCGTCCCGGCCGATAAGCTCCCGGTCGCTCCACCAGAAATCATAGGCATTGGGACGTTTCCACCGGTTGATGGAGACGGTTCGCGGTTTGCCGGGCGTGTAGAAAGCCAGCGTGCTGGCATCCTGATAGTTCAGGCCGAAGATGAAGGTTTCCTCCGGGTCCGGCATGGATTGCCGCAGGTCGAATACTTTTTCACCAAGGATGTCCCACCCCCTGGTTTCCTGAGACAACCGATCGACACGCATTGGTATGGGCAAAACGGGCCACAGGAGGTGCAGCAGCACCAGGAAGGTCAGCACGTAGGAGCTGGTGACGGCCCATGGCCACAATTTCCTGCTGAAATGCGCCGCGTTGGATCGTCCGGCGGTAACCGCATGGGCCATGATGACAGCGGCGCCTAAATAGCCTGAGGCGGGCCAGTTGCCCTCCACGCGGGTGTGCAGACTTAAAAAAGCGAAGCCGGCCACTACGGGAAAAGATGTGAAGAACAGATAGGTCAACAGCCAGTGCCCGCCGGCAGTGCTTTTTTTCAGGGGTGTAAACCAGGTCGTCAACAACAGCAAAAAGACCAGGGGAGTCAGGAGGCCCACCTGCGATCCGATGTAGTCGCCCAGATAGCGCAACTGGAAAAGGACTTGGCTGTCGGCGCCTCCCTTGTGGGCGACATGTCGAAAGGTGCTCCATCCATGTTCGATATTCCAATAGACAACGGGGAGAAAAAGGACGAGTCCCAGCACGATGCCGGCATAGGGCCAGGGCCCGGTCAAGCGCTTGCGGAACGACGGGTTCAGCATGCCAAAGAGAAAGGCCAGGGGGGGGAACATGGCCATGGTGTATTTGCTGAGCATTCCAAAGCCGAACCAGGCGCCTCCCAGCAGCCACTGTGGCGGCCTGTCGGTCTCATAAGCCGCCGCCACATGGTAGCAGGCGCCGGCCCACCCGCAAATCTGCAGGCCGTCAGGCGTGGCCAGCAGTCCGGCAGCATTGAAACCGAGTAATGACTGGGAGATAAGCGCGGTGTACCATGCGGCTTTGGCCCCGCACCACCTTCGGGCGGTCAGCACCAGGTATGCCGATGTGACGGCTAAAGCGAGATTGGTCGGGAGCCTGACGGCCGTTTCGGTCTGCCCCAGAAAAATGGTCGCCAGCTTGATGGTCCAGGCGATCATGGGCGGGTGATCATAGTAGCCGAGGGCCAGGTATCTGCTCCACTGCCAATAATAGGCCTCGTCCGGCACCAGAAGAAAGGTGCCGGAATAGAGCACTCTCAGGAAAAGGCCGGCGAGGACGACCGTCCAGGCCATTTTTACATAGCGATGCTCCGACGCTGCAGCCATTGTCATCAAGATATTCGCCTCCTGTTAAAAATAACCAGGGAGCTCAGTATGATCAGAATGTTTCCCATGCCGTAAATGCCGGCTTCCTCCAGATACCTCGACAAATCACGACCCAACAGATCGTAGATATTTCCACCATATAAAAGAAACGACACGATCGTAGCAAAGAAGAGCCAGTTTCGCTTTTTGGCTCCATACACCCAATAGGTCATGATAAAAATAATGATCGGCAGCGACCACAGATAATGTTCCGTGTCCGTGACGGTGATGCTTGGCAGAATGGCCAGCAGCAAAAAGTATTCAAATACAAAATTGCTTTTGGTCTCATCCTGCGTCCCTTGTCGGGAATGTTCACGTCGCAGATCATTCGTCACCAGAATAAAAACGAGGAAAGCCACGCAAGCAACCATGGCGGACGCATAGAGGATGCCGGCCTCTGGAAACAGATATTTTAAGCCGAATTTGTAACCGAGAGAATAAATGCAGCCTTCATCTCGAAAAAAAGAGGTGTTGTGGGTAAGCATCGTGTTGACCCATGCCGCGTGAAATTCGATGTTTCGCCTGATTCCCAGAAAAAGGGATGGCAAGATGAGGCCGGCGAAAATACCGACAAAAAACCCCGCCAGGGCCTTGCCTTTTTTTCTCATCAAGAGGAGCGGTATCAGGATGACAAAATGGGGTTTCATCAGGACGACCCATGCCAGGACGGCCCCGCCCGCCCACTCTTTTTTCCCGGTGATCAGATGCAGTGCAAAAACGGCGAGAAACAGCAAGTGTACATTCCAGTTTCCAATGTGGAGTTCCCGGTTCAAATGGATGCCGGCAACCAACACCGAAAGAAACAGTATTTTGGTGCCGGCGGATTTCTGGTTGCCGAAGAAAGTTTCAGAGATGAACCTTTCCATGTAGATCATGGAACAGATGATCATCGCGCCGACAAAACAAAAATGGATAATTTTGACTGCCCCAAAGGGCATGAGCGCGTAAGGCGCAATGCATAAAAGTGTAAATGGAGAGTATTTGAAAAGTCCGGAACCGGCCCCACCGGTCCGCCCGTACACGGCTTGTCCGTTTAGCAGATTGGCTGCGGCCCTATAATCGACCTCGAGGTCGCTTAACCAGAAGCGCCCGTTGATGATTTCCATCACTCCGAAGCAGATAAAAACGATCGCCATGATCCAGGCAAATCTGTTCGCGTTAAAAGTCAGCAGCAATCTGGTTTTAAGGCTGTCATGGGCAGCGGGCATATCTCTTCTCCTCCGGGCACAACATGTCGATCCTACCGACAGAGAGATCGAAGCCCGATATCGGCCGGGTCAAGTGACAGGCCGTTTCGTATCACGGGAGCCAAGATTCTGGAAGCGTCGATGCGACCTGTTCTATTGACTTGATGCCGAAAGGTCAATAGGATGTCGCCATCAATGTGGGTTCGACAAAAAAGTCCTCAATTCAAAAAAATATATATCAAATCGTTATGCGGATCAACACCATCATCAACCGCTACCTGCTCAAGGAGATGCTGCCGCCTTTTTTGATCAACGTCGGTTTTCTCTTGTTCATCTTTCTAATGACCAGGATCCTCGAGATCACCAATTACATCGTCAACTACGAGATTAGCATGCTCGCGGTGCTGAGCATGCTGTTTTTCTCCATGCCGTTTTTTCTGCAGTTCGTCATTCCCATGTCCGTGATGATCGCCGTGCTTTTAACGCTTATGCGCATGTCGGGCGACAACGAGATCGTCGCCCTGAAGGCCAGCGGTGTGAGCATTTACCAGTTTTTTCCGCCGGTCGTCTTGTTTTGCACAACCGGCGCGCTTGTAACCATGTATTTGACGATTTTCGGCATCCCATGGGGCAGCAGCTCCCTGAAGGCGCTGACGGCCAGGGTGGCCGCCTCGAGCTTCGAAATCGGCCTGAAGGAAAGAACGTTCAACGACACCTTCAACGACGTGATGCTGTATGTCAATAAAATCGATACCGGCAGCAAGGAACTCATCGATATTTTCATCGAGGACAAACGCAGTGAGAACGTTGTCAGCACGATCGTGGCGCCGCGCGGGAAATTGTTCAGCGACCCGGAAAATATGTTTTTCAGGA
This is a stretch of genomic DNA from Deltaproteobacteria bacterium. It encodes these proteins:
- the lptF gene encoding LPS export ABC transporter permease LptF produces the protein MRINTIINRYLLKEMLPPFLINVGFLLFIFLMTRILEITNYIVNYEISMLAVLSMLFFSMPFFLQFVIPMSVMIAVLLTLMRMSGDNEIVALKASGVSIYQFFPPVVLFCTTGALVTMYLTIFGIPWGSSSLKALTARVAASSFEIGLKERTFNDTFNDVMLYVNKIDTGSKELIDIFIEDKRSENVVSTIVAPRGKLFSDPENMFFRMRLWDGTINQVNIESRQVNTIRFDTYDVRLDAKEIFESNKKRRKSRTEMSLAEMQNYIEQSTKRDSGYYKTLMDYHKKFSVPLASVVLGLLAVPLGFHATVRKRSSGLIVGLFFFLIYYVLLTAGWGFGESGKYPPLIGMWAPNVIMGFLAVIFTYRAGRDRPLLFEALPERIHQIYQRLFRSRRRRS
- a CDS encoding DUF2029 domain-containing protein; protein product: MPAAHDSLKTRLLLTFNANRFAWIMAIVFICFGVMEIINGRFWLSDLEVDYRAAANLLNGQAVYGRTGGAGSGLFKYSPFTLLCIAPYALMPFGAVKIIHFCFVGAMIICSMIYMERFISETFFGNQKSAGTKILFLSVLVAGIHLNRELHIGNWNVHLLFLAVFALHLITGKKEWAGGAVLAWVVLMKPHFVILIPLLLMRKKGKALAGFFVGIFAGLILPSLFLGIRRNIEFHAAWVNTMLTHNTSFFRDEGCIYSLGYKFGLKYLFPEAGILYASAMVACVAFLVFILVTNDLRREHSRQGTQDETKSNFVFEYFLLLAILPSITVTDTEHYLWSLPIIIFIMTYWVYGAKKRNWLFFATIVSFLLYGGNIYDLLGRDLSRYLEEAGIYGMGNILIILSSLVIFNRRRIS
- a CDS encoding polyprenol monophosphomannose synthase — encoded protein: MKALIVIPTYNEFPNVEKVIRKTFSETTGFNRVHILVVDDNSPDGTAGKVQDMQTTDYGAALFLLRRTAKSGLGTAYIDGFNWGLARGYDIFVEMDADLSHHPRYLAAMIEKTKNADFIVGSRYVKGGGVTGWGPKRKLISSFGSLYARTILNLPIRDLTGGFNVWKREVLESIGLKNIRSEGYAFQIELKYRAFAHGFSLLEYPIIFEDRRQGKSKMSRKIVLEAIFRVWQLRFMR
- a CDS encoding glycosyltransferase family 39 protein, which translates into the protein MTMAAASEHRYVKMAWTVVLAGLFLRVLYSGTFLLVPDEAYYWQWSRYLALGYYDHPPMIAWTIKLATIFLGQTETAVRLPTNLALAVTSAYLVLTARRWCGAKAAWYTALISQSLLGFNAAGLLATPDGLQICGWAGACYHVAAAYETDRPPQWLLGGAWFGFGMLSKYTMAMFPPLAFLFGMLNPSFRKRLTGPWPYAGIVLGLVLFLPVVYWNIEHGWSTFRHVAHKGGADSQVLFQLRYLGDYIGSQVGLLTPLVFLLLLTTWFTPLKKSTAGGHWLLTYLFFTSFPVVAGFAFLSLHTRVEGNWPASGYLGAAVIMAHAVTAGRSNAAHFSRKLWPWAVTSSYVLTFLVLLHLLWPVLPIPMRVDRLSQETRGWDILGEKVFDLRQSMPDPEETFIFGLNYQDASTLAFYTPGKPRTVSINRWKRPNAYDFWWSDRELIGRDAVGISGTSPKYLRRLKQVFNVVAPPQRVLIYRSGHPPSMGSDEQPLAEFLVYRAFGFKGGQRWVPQNRGDVRAAKSTVPLTAGASKDTCYPGSGRMNQPPSAKAEGLEGQGPREKTRTADSVI